The following coding sequences are from one Paracoccus alcaliphilus window:
- the ychF gene encoding redox-regulated ATPase YchF, translating to MGFRMGIVGLPNVGKSTLFNALTKTAAAQAANFPFCTIEPNVGEVAVPDPRLEKLAAIAGSRQIIPTRITFVDIAGLVKGASKGEGLGNQFLANIREVDAIAHVLRCFEDGDVTHVEGRVDPIADAEVIETELMIADMESIERRLANLARKLKGGDKEAVAQERLLKQALAVLEAGQPARTVEVAEDDRKPWAMLQLLTAKPVLYVCNVAEDEAATGNDWSAKVAAMAEAQGAGHVVISARIEEEISQLDADEAQMFLSEMGLDEAGLDRLIRAGYDLLGLQTYFTIGPKEARAWTIRKGTLAPQAAGEIHGDFEKGFIRAETIGYDDYITGNGEAGAREAGKLRVEGKTYEVKDGDVLHFLFNA from the coding sequence ATGGGTTTTCGGATGGGGATTGTGGGACTGCCGAATGTCGGCAAATCCACGCTGTTCAATGCGCTGACGAAAACCGCCGCCGCGCAGGCCGCGAATTTCCCCTTCTGCACCATCGAGCCGAATGTGGGCGAGGTCGCCGTGCCCGATCCGCGTCTGGAAAAGCTGGCGGCGATCGCGGGCAGCAGGCAGATCATCCCGACCCGGATCACCTTTGTCGATATCGCCGGGCTGGTGAAGGGCGCCAGCAAGGGCGAGGGGCTGGGCAACCAGTTTCTGGCCAATATCCGCGAGGTTGACGCCATCGCCCATGTGCTGCGCTGTTTCGAGGATGGCGACGTGACCCATGTCGAGGGCCGGGTCGATCCCATCGCGGATGCCGAGGTGATCGAGACCGAGTTGATGATCGCCGACATGGAATCGATCGAACGCCGCCTTGCCAACCTTGCCCGCAAGCTGAAGGGCGGCGACAAGGAGGCCGTGGCGCAGGAGCGTCTGCTGAAACAGGCGCTGGCCGTGCTGGAGGCCGGGCAGCCCGCCCGCACCGTCGAGGTGGCCGAGGACGACCGCAAGCCCTGGGCGATGCTGCAACTGCTGACCGCCAAGCCCGTGCTTTATGTCTGCAACGTGGCCGAGGACGAGGCCGCGACAGGCAATGACTGGTCGGCGAAAGTTGCCGCGATGGCCGAGGCACAGGGTGCGGGCCATGTGGTGATCTCGGCCCGGATCGAGGAAGAGATCAGCCAGCTGGACGCCGACGAGGCGCAGATGTTCCTGTCCGAGATGGGTCTGGACGAGGCTGGTCTGGATCGCCTGATCCGCGCGGGCTACGACCTGCTGGGCCTTCAGACCTATTTCACCATCGGCCCCAAGGAGGCCCGCGCCTGGACGATCCGCAAGGGCACCCTTGCGCCTCAGGCGGCGGGCGAGATCCACGGCGATTTCGAAAAGGGCTTCATCCGCGCCGAAACCATCGGCTATGACGACTATATCACCGGCAATGGCGAGGCGGGCGCCCGCGAGGCAGGCAAACTGCGCGTCGAAGGCAAGACCTATGAGGTCAAGGACGGCGACGTTCTGCATTTCCTGTTCAACGCCTGA
- a CDS encoding Ig-like domain-containing protein, with product MSSKYAARFTSASHAEGLSGRIFTGSYMKDPLAYLSRQDGEGVANFTAERLNYNAASGRIADFLGNDADFDRPALAKRGEMFGMRLDGEIYLEAGTHRFRNLTDDGFRLTIGKDVVAQYGDGANYGQARTDGSITIKKAGWYDIGIDYFQGVGAAQLQVRHSHDGGQMKVLGSEPGRLRHEVAGGWTDSNSAPVARDDRFTVEEDGAVRMNLLANDRDADGDDLSIVSLEQPSNGQVTLNPNGTVTYRPNADFSGSDSFTYVISDGRGGKSTASVEMTVEAQQQPVANRAPVAVNDSGFSVAPGQMLHINPADLLANDRDADGDSLSVIRIGNVSGGTASMSDGMIHFTGGEAGTATFNYVISDGNGGTDRGRVTVEVGANGGNSGGGHTDHDGGTGGNTGGGNSGGGNTGGTGGGHGNHGGGHDLITPPQTSAQIQAFLREIINAPEHTAHHPAASPDHDGSLQLVPRAEATHIAIAHGDWNDPSIWQNGQVPGADAKVLIPEGIAVTYGAVNNASLFTVRVDGVLDFATDHDSRMLVDTMVVSPSGHLIMGTEDNPVRSNVNIDIVFADNGNIDTGWDPSLLSRGLLSHGSVTIHGEEKSSHVKVEVDAMAGDNRLTLSEVPDGWKVGDKLVLTGTHQQGWDWNNDTRRVEKSESQDEEVTIRSINGNQIVLDQRLQYDHDTPRDDLKAYVANMTRNVTFSSEGGDDLPVHQRGHVMFMHSDDIDVRYAGFNDLGRTDKSRPAFDINDLGGPGAVATDANIQTRYPFHFHETGVTDLENPAMAVGNVVDGSPGWGYVHHSSNANFTNNVAFDVFGAAFVAEDGNETGIWYRNIAINSDGVGYGDWTVKWQSDVERGDNGRTGDGYFFAGRLVEAAENVAANTTNGYVWLHRGDRDAVDFATSHHPELGYGQTRSRVDQTPIQGFYDNEAFGTNTGIIVVKANPDQGHDVRSVFDGFLNWETREGINASYTSHYTFLNVDLVGQRAENGGFSGATGAGVVFGTNTFDMVVNGATIRGFQNAYDLQHNDSTDGVRPQDFRNIAIDSEHSNIRGAVAAESVGGQLRMLDSSQLVSDRLRFDFTGDRTIGQWDNMFFDGTKYDSIGAIDRIFDMEQQGLWTWDKDALLSSQGYHRLADGTPVLLVADYIADRATGQLSKHTLVFELDFNASQLSGYTDHGTVTLGGPAPIANNDRATTQMNQSVRLDLVANDRDPDGGRVYVDGLTDPRNGDVFLQDDGTVLYRPNTGFSGNDSFYYWAADEEGNFTQARADIVVTEMMMTDSFDF from the coding sequence ATGTCGTCGAAATATGCCGCGCGGTTCACCTCTGCCAGCCATGCCGAAGGATTGTCGGGCAGGATCTTTACCGGATCATATATGAAGGATCCGCTGGCATATTTGTCGCGGCAGGACGGGGAAGGGGTGGCCAACTTCACCGCCGAGCGTCTGAACTACAATGCCGCATCCGGGCGGATCGCGGATTTTCTGGGCAATGATGCGGATTTCGACCGCCCGGCGCTGGCCAAGCGGGGCGAGATGTTTGGCATGCGTCTGGATGGCGAGATCTATCTGGAGGCCGGAACCCATCGTTTCCGCAATCTGACCGATGACGGCTTCCGCCTGACCATCGGCAAAGACGTGGTGGCGCAATATGGCGATGGCGCGAACTATGGGCAGGCGCGGACCGATGGCAGCATCACCATCAAAAAGGCCGGCTGGTATGATATCGGCATCGACTATTTCCAGGGTGTCGGCGCGGCGCAATTGCAGGTCCGCCACAGCCATGATGGCGGGCAGATGAAGGTTCTGGGATCAGAGCCCGGCAGGTTGCGCCATGAGGTCGCGGGCGGCTGGACCGACAGCAATTCCGCGCCCGTGGCCCGCGATGATCGCTTTACTGTCGAAGAGGACGGCGCGGTCCGGATGAACCTGCTGGCCAATGACCGCGATGCCGATGGCGACGATCTGAGCATCGTCTCGTTGGAGCAGCCGTCGAACGGGCAGGTGACCCTGAATCCGAACGGCACCGTCACCTATCGCCCGAATGCGGATTTCAGCGGCAGCGACAGCTTTACCTATGTCATCAGCGACGGGCGTGGCGGAAAATCCACCGCCAGCGTGGAAATGACTGTCGAGGCGCAGCAGCAACCCGTCGCCAACCGCGCGCCGGTTGCGGTCAATGACAGCGGCTTCTCGGTCGCACCCGGCCAGATGCTGCATATCAATCCCGCCGATCTGCTGGCCAATGACCGCGATGCGGACGGCGACAGCCTGTCCGTCATCCGCATCGGCAACGTGTCGGGCGGAACGGCCAGCATGTCCGACGGCATGATCCACTTTACCGGCGGAGAGGCGGGCACCGCGACCTTCAACTATGTCATCTCGGACGGGAATGGCGGCACGGATCGCGGCAGGGTCACGGTCGAGGTTGGCGCGAATGGTGGCAATTCCGGCGGTGGACATACCGACCACGATGGCGGCACCGGTGGTAATACTGGCGGTGGCAATTCCGGCGGTGGCAACACTGGCGGCACCGGCGGAGGTCACGGCAACCACGGCGGCGGCCATGATCTGATCACTCCGCCCCAGACATCCGCGCAAATTCAGGCGTTCCTGCGTGAGATCATCAACGCGCCCGAACACACGGCGCACCATCCGGCGGCCTCGCCGGACCATGACGGGTCGCTGCAACTCGTACCGCGGGCCGAGGCGACCCATATCGCCATCGCGCATGGCGACTGGAACGATCCGTCCATCTGGCAGAATGGGCAGGTGCCGGGCGCCGATGCCAAGGTGCTGATCCCCGAAGGGATCGCGGTGACTTATGGCGCGGTCAACAATGCCTCGCTGTTCACGGTGCGGGTCGATGGTGTGCTGGATTTTGCCACCGATCACGACAGCCGGATGCTGGTCGATACGATGGTGGTCTCGCCCTCGGGTCATCTGATCATGGGGACCGAGGACAACCCCGTCCGCTCGAATGTGAATATCGACATCGTCTTCGCCGATAACGGCAATATCGATACCGGCTGGGACCCGTCGCTTCTGTCGCGGGGGCTGCTGTCGCATGGTTCGGTCACCATCCATGGCGAAGAGAAGTCGTCGCATGTGAAGGTCGAAGTTGATGCCATGGCGGGCGACAACCGCCTCACATTGTCCGAGGTGCCGGATGGCTGGAAGGTCGGTGACAAGCTAGTGCTGACCGGCACCCATCAGCAGGGCTGGGATTGGAACAACGATACCCGGCGCGTCGAAAAGTCGGAATCGCAGGACGAAGAGGTCACCATCCGCTCGATCAACGGCAATCAGATCGTTCTGGATCAGCGGCTGCAATATGACCACGATACGCCGCGCGACGATCTCAAGGCCTATGTCGCCAACATGACCCGCAACGTCACCTTCTCCAGCGAAGGGGGTGACGATCTGCCGGTGCATCAGCGCGGCCATGTGATGTTCATGCACAGCGACGATATCGATGTGCGCTATGCCGGATTCAACGATCTGGGCCGCACCGACAAATCGCGCCCCGCCTTCGACATCAACGATCTGGGTGGACCCGGCGCGGTTGCCACCGATGCCAATATCCAGACCCGTTATCCGTTCCACTTCCACGAAACCGGGGTCACCGATCTGGAGAACCCGGCGATGGCGGTCGGCAACGTCGTCGATGGCTCGCCCGGCTGGGGCTATGTCCACCATTCCAGCAACGCCAATTTCACCAATAACGTGGCCTTCGACGTGTTCGGCGCGGCTTTCGTTGCCGAAGACGGCAATGAGACCGGCATCTGGTACCGCAACATCGCCATCAATTCGGACGGCGTCGGATACGGTGACTGGACGGTTAAATGGCAATCGGATGTCGAGCGTGGCGACAATGGTCGTACCGGAGACGGTTATTTCTTTGCCGGTCGTCTGGTCGAAGCGGCCGAGAACGTTGCCGCAAACACCACCAATGGCTATGTCTGGCTGCATCGCGGAGATCGTGATGCGGTGGATTTTGCCACGTCGCATCATCCCGAACTAGGTTACGGGCAGACCCGGTCACGCGTGGATCAGACACCGATCCAGGGCTTTTATGACAACGAGGCCTTTGGTACCAATACCGGGATCATCGTGGTCAAGGCCAATCCCGATCAGGGCCATGACGTGCGCAGCGTATTCGACGGTTTCCTGAACTGGGAAACGCGCGAAGGAATCAATGCCAGCTATACGTCGCATTACACCTTCCTGAACGTCGATCTTGTTGGTCAGCGGGCTGAAAATGGCGGGTTCAGCGGCGCGACCGGGGCAGGGGTGGTGTTCGGTACAAACACCTTCGACATGGTCGTCAACGGTGCAACCATCAGGGGCTTCCAGAACGCCTATGATCTGCAACACAATGATAGCACCGATGGCGTCAGGCCGCAGGATTTTCGCAATATCGCCATCGATTCCGAACATAGCAACATCCGTGGCGCAGTCGCGGCAGAGTCCGTGGGCGGTCAACTGCGGATGCTGGATTCTTCCCAACTGGTCAGTGACCGCCTGCGCTTTGACTTCACCGGTGATCGGACGATCGGACAATGGGATAATATGTTCTTCGACGGGACGAAATACGATTCGATCGGCGCAATCGACCGCATCTTCGACATGGAGCAGCAAGGCCTCTGGACTTGGGACAAGGATGCGCTGCTCAGCAGTCAAGGCTACCACCGGCTGGCGGATGGCACGCCGGTTCTGCTGGTCGCCGATTACATCGCAGATCGCGCGACAGGGCAATTGAGCAAGCACACGCTGGTTTTCGAGCTTGATTTCAACGCTTCACAGCTCTCCGGTTATACCGATCATGGCACCGTCACTCTGGGCGGTCCGGCCCCGATTGCGAATAATGATCGTGCGACCACACAGATGAACCAGTCCGTACGCCTTGATCTGGTCGCCAACGATCGGGATCCGGATGGCGGCAGGGTTTATGTCGATGGCCTGACAGATCCGCGCAATGGCGATGTGTTCCTGCAAGATGATGGCACGGTCCTTTATCGTCCGAATACCGGCTTCAGTGGTAATGACAGCTTCTATTACTGGGCTGCCGATGAGGAAGGAAACTTCACGCAAGCGCGCGCCGACATCGTTGTGACCGAGATGATGATGACGGACAGTTTCGACTTCTGA
- a CDS encoding UxaA family hydrolase, with product MSQSPSALLLGDTDSVGIALNALNAGDTQRGVTLVTDIPAGHKFALRDHAVGDAIVKYGQVMGQATAQIRAGEHVHTQNAGMSPHGLGPAQSRGQLPPPPERRSFEGFLRKDGRVGTRNFIGIIASVNCSSTVCNAIARAANERLLPRFLNVDGFVPIVHDQGCGIATGGEGFELLVRVLKGYRDHVNFGGVILVGLGCEVNQLTLYQRDDWTRERHASFNIQDVGGSAAAVARSMEILEVIAEAANRDTRRTVPVSGLTLGMQCGGSDGFSGITANPALGVASDLLVAGGGTTILSETPEIYGAEHLLIARASDTDGDRLRAMITWWERYTSQNGASLDNNPSPGNKRGGITTILEKSLGAVAKGGLAPLAGVYGYAQPITTAGFVYMDSPGYDPVAATGQVASGANLIAFTTGRGSCFGAHPAPSLKLASNSALWRTMQADMDIDCGKVVEGAISLPEMGQEIYHRLLDTASGARTKSEEFGYGDAEFVPWRIGAVL from the coding sequence ATGAGCCAGTCTCCTTCCGCCCTTCTTCTGGGCGACACCGACAGCGTCGGCATTGCGCTGAATGCGCTGAATGCGGGCGACACGCAGCGTGGCGTGACGCTGGTGACCGACATCCCCGCCGGACATAAGTTCGCCCTGCGCGACCATGCTGTTGGCGATGCCATCGTCAAATATGGGCAGGTTATGGGGCAGGCGACGGCACAGATCCGCGCAGGCGAACATGTCCACACCCAGAATGCCGGGATGAGTCCGCATGGCCTTGGCCCGGCGCAAAGCCGAGGCCAGCTGCCGCCCCCGCCGGAACGCCGCAGTTTCGAAGGTTTCCTGCGCAAGGATGGTCGTGTCGGGACGCGGAATTTTATCGGGATCATTGCCTCAGTCAATTGTTCTTCGACCGTGTGCAACGCGATTGCGCGGGCCGCGAATGAGCGCCTTTTGCCGCGTTTCCTCAATGTCGATGGCTTCGTGCCCATCGTTCACGATCAGGGCTGCGGCATCGCCACCGGCGGCGAGGGGTTCGAGTTGCTGGTTCGCGTGCTGAAAGGCTATCGCGACCACGTCAATTTCGGCGGCGTCATACTGGTCGGTCTGGGCTGCGAGGTGAACCAGCTAACGTTGTATCAGCGCGATGACTGGACCCGGGAACGCCATGCCAGTTTCAACATTCAGGACGTCGGCGGTTCGGCTGCGGCGGTGGCCCGCTCGATGGAGATTCTGGAAGTCATCGCCGAGGCCGCGAACCGCGACACCCGCCGCACCGTTCCGGTGTCCGGGTTGACGCTTGGCATGCAATGCGGCGGCTCAGACGGGTTTTCGGGGATTACAGCGAACCCGGCGCTTGGCGTTGCCTCGGACCTGCTGGTCGCGGGTGGGGGGACCACGATCCTCTCCGAAACGCCCGAGATTTACGGCGCCGAACATCTGCTGATCGCCCGTGCAAGCGATACCGATGGTGATCGGCTGCGCGCAATGATCACATGGTGGGAACGCTATACCAGCCAGAATGGAGCCAGTCTGGACAACAATCCCAGCCCCGGCAACAAGCGCGGCGGGATCACCACCATTCTGGAAAAATCGCTTGGTGCGGTGGCCAAGGGCGGCCTTGCACCGCTCGCGGGGGTTTACGGTTATGCCCAGCCGATCACCACGGCCGGTTTCGTCTACATGGACAGCCCCGGCTATGATCCGGTGGCCGCGACGGGACAGGTGGCATCGGGTGCGAACCTGATCGCATTTACCACGGGGCGGGGGTCATGCTTTGGTGCCCATCCTGCGCCTTCGCTGAAACTGGCGTCAAATTCGGCACTGTGGCGGACGATGCAGGCGGATATGGATATCGATTGCGGCAAAGTCGTTGAAGGCGCGATTTCGCTGCCCGAGATGGGACAGGAGATCTATCACAGGCTTCTGGATACAGCATCAGGCGCGCGGACCAAGTCCGAAGAGTTCGGCTATGGCGATGCGGAATTCGTGCCTTGGCGGATCGGCGCGGTGCTGTAG
- a CDS encoding carbohydrate ABC transporter permease: MALGRKSTLNRVLTVDLPMLAILAFTLGPYLWMLLTSLTAESELFTRGPSVFDLVWSNYERLFANVGFARNMLDSFIVAAGTVVVGLTLSVTAAYSFSRFDFRFKKVLLLQFLLINMFPLVLLILPLFVLMRQLGLLDTHFALIVANSTIAIPFSVWMMTSYINGIPKSLDEAAMTDGCSRLQAMRKVILPLCAPGIIATGIYIFITAWNEYLYALTLGGQNVRPITVAVQTMIGEYQVQWGLLTAGGIVGALPATILFLIVQRRLVGGLTQGAVKG, from the coding sequence ATGGCTTTGGGACGCAAATCGACGCTGAACCGGGTGCTGACCGTCGATCTGCCGATGCTGGCGATCCTGGCCTTCACGCTTGGACCCTATCTGTGGATGCTGTTGACCTCGCTGACCGCGGAAAGCGAGCTGTTCACGCGCGGTCCGTCGGTCTTTGATCTGGTCTGGAGCAACTACGAACGCCTGTTTGCCAATGTCGGCTTTGCCCGCAACATGCTGGACAGTTTCATCGTCGCGGCGGGCACGGTGGTTGTCGGCCTGACGCTGTCGGTGACGGCGGCCTACAGCTTTTCGCGGTTCGATTTCCGCTTCAAAAAGGTGCTGTTGCTGCAATTCCTGCTGATCAACATGTTCCCGTTGGTGCTGCTGATCCTGCCCTTGTTCGTGCTGATGCGCCAACTGGGCCTGCTGGATACGCATTTCGCGCTGATTGTCGCGAACTCGACCATCGCCATTCCGTTCTCGGTCTGGATGATGACCAGCTATATCAACGGCATCCCAAAATCGCTGGACGAGGCCGCGATGACCGATGGCTGTTCGCGCCTGCAGGCCATGCGCAAGGTGATCCTGCCCCTGTGCGCACCGGGAATCATCGCGACCGGCATCTATATCTTCATTACCGCCTGGAACGAATATCTGTATGCGCTGACGCTTGGTGGGCAGAACGTGCGTCCGATCACCGTCGCCGTGCAGACGATGATCGGCGAATATCAGGTGCAATGGGGTCTGCTGACCGCTGGTGGCATCGTCGGCGCGCTGCCCGCAACCATCCTGTTCCTGATCGTACAGCGACGCCTTGTCGGCGGGCTGACCCAAGGCGCCGTCAAAGGCTGA
- a CDS encoding plasmid pRiA4b ORF-3 family protein, with product MTYPRLLKASGACPPEDVDGARGYEEFLEALADPNHEQHEDMVRWSGSAFEPEDAQIEQIVERFDQFTKKWAPRPGKPKAPKATP from the coding sequence GTGACCTATCCGCGGCTTCTGAAGGCCAGCGGAGCCTGCCCGCCCGAGGACGTCGACGGTGCCCGCGGCTACGAGGAGTTCCTCGAAGCCCTCGCAGATCCGAACCACGAGCAGCACGAGGACATGGTCCGCTGGTCAGGGAGTGCCTTCGAGCCCGAAGATGCCCAGATCGAGCAGATCGTCGAACGCTTTGACCAGTTCACGAAGAAATGGGCTCCGCGGCCCGGCAAGCCCAAAGCACCCAAGGCTACTCCCTGA
- a CDS encoding D-mannonate oxidoreductase, producing the protein MQTPIIQFGTSRFLQAHALAYFQTGTPLGDAPAVTVVQSTSDPTRRSRLDALSAQGGYPVHVRGLENGQPVDREERVGVVRRGLGYDGDYAELERIFVQEARWIISNTADRGFDPQPADDLPSPDPAQSYPAKLFYLMRARHLAGGGPLVVLPTELVPGNGDKLRARVRDMAVAQGFDPAFLDAHIWANSLVDRIVSEEIRPAGAVAEPYGLWAIEAQPGLVLPVIHPAIQIVPDLEPVQRLKLHILNLGHSTLIDLWLRAGQQETYVREAISGPLRKALLDIMETEVLPGFALCGMGDQARDYLAVTLERLDNPFLDHRLSDIAQNHASKVDHRITAFLAWAGLSPDQAPKLHAISQSAKDIAP; encoded by the coding sequence ATGCAGACCCCCATCATCCAGTTCGGCACCAGCCGCTTTCTGCAAGCCCACGCCCTTGCCTATTTTCAGACCGGCACGCCCCTTGGCGATGCGCCTGCGGTGACGGTGGTGCAATCGACATCCGATCCCACGCGGCGCAGCAGGCTGGATGCGCTGTCGGCGCAGGGTGGCTATCCGGTCCACGTGCGCGGCCTTGAGAACGGCCAACCGGTCGATCGCGAGGAGCGGGTCGGGGTGGTCAGGCGCGGCCTTGGCTATGACGGCGATTATGCGGAACTGGAGCGGATTTTCGTGCAGGAGGCGCGCTGGATCATCTCGAACACCGCAGATCGCGGTTTTGACCCGCAGCCCGCCGATGATCTGCCCAGTCCTGATCCCGCGCAAAGCTATCCAGCCAAGCTGTTTTACCTGATGCGCGCCCGCCACCTTGCCGGGGGCGGCCCGCTGGTCGTGCTGCCGACGGAACTCGTGCCCGGTAATGGTGACAAGCTGCGCGCGCGTGTCCGCGACATGGCGGTCGCGCAAGGTTTCGATCCCGCGTTTCTGGACGCCCATATCTGGGCGAACTCGCTGGTTGACCGCATCGTCTCGGAAGAAATCCGCCCGGCGGGTGCTGTGGCTGAGCCCTATGGCCTGTGGGCCATCGAGGCACAGCCCGGTCTGGTCCTGCCCGTCATCCATCCGGCCATTCAGATTGTCCCCGACCTGGAACCTGTTCAGCGGCTGAAGCTGCATATCCTGAACCTTGGTCACAGCACTCTGATCGACCTGTGGCTACGCGCGGGCCAGCAGGAGACCTATGTTAGGGAAGCCATTTCCGGCCCCCTGCGCAAAGCCCTGTTGGATATCATGGAAACTGAGGTTCTGCCCGGTTTCGCCCTGTGCGGCATGGGCGATCAGGCCCGCGACTATCTGGCCGTGACGCTGGAACGGCTCGACAATCCGTTTCTGGACCACCGCCTGTCGGATATCGCGCAAAACCATGCCTCCAAGGTCGATCACCGTATCACCGCCTTTCTGGCCTGGGCCGGGCTGTCACCCGATCAGGCTCCGAAACTTCACGCCATCAGCCAAAGCGCCAAGGATATCGCGCCATGA
- a CDS encoding Gfo/Idh/MocA family protein: MTIKIGWIGCGRHATWMLMPQLARSGFEIAAVCDRDEASAQNAARQFGAKAVYSDYDDMIANADIDAVGMAVGPDIHFRATLSAMRRGLPVFMEKPPAATAAQAKELMLASEAAKVPVTVGFMKRYSTGNKIAKNILDGGDFGQILGIHGSYMTAPTYFTGEVDYTGFYLHHCVHYMDLITWFAGSEFADLRLRKNVPDKGKMLLHMNFECENGVIGNIIMGTVQSRGTPMEYVQIMGDHNRVEVENIINVAWHRNPPFKADDPKAVLDPACDSLVWTPNFTAAANEDHKGYHALLLDVAATMRGESDVAPQIRDGWLAMQRLERMIALIEA; encoded by the coding sequence ATGACGATCAAGATCGGCTGGATTGGCTGCGGCCGCCATGCAACCTGGATGCTGATGCCGCAACTGGCACGCAGCGGCTTTGAAATCGCCGCTGTTTGTGACCGCGACGAGGCATCCGCGCAGAATGCCGCGCGCCAGTTCGGCGCCAAGGCGGTCTATTCGGATTACGACGACATGATCGCCAATGCCGATATCGACGCGGTCGGCATGGCGGTCGGCCCGGATATCCATTTCCGCGCCACCTTGTCGGCGATGCGCCGCGGCCTGCCCGTCTTCATGGAAAAGCCCCCCGCGGCAACTGCCGCGCAGGCCAAGGAACTGATGCTGGCGTCCGAGGCTGCAAAGGTGCCCGTCACTGTCGGCTTCATGAAACGCTATTCGACCGGCAACAAGATCGCGAAGAACATCCTGGACGGTGGCGATTTCGGGCAGATTCTGGGCATCCACGGCAGCTATATGACCGCGCCCACCTATTTCACGGGCGAAGTCGATTATACCGGATTCTACCTGCACCACTGCGTCCATTACATGGATCTGATCACGTGGTTCGCGGGTTCGGAATTCGCCGATCTACGGCTGCGCAAGAATGTCCCGGATAAGGGCAAGATGCTGCTGCACATGAACTTCGAATGCGAAAACGGTGTGATCGGCAATATCATCATGGGCACCGTTCAGTCGCGCGGCACGCCGATGGAATATGTCCAGATCATGGGCGACCATAACCGGGTCGAAGTCGAAAACATCATCAACGTCGCCTGGCACCGCAACCCGCCCTTCAAGGCGGATGATCCCAAGGCGGTGCTGGATCCGGCCTGCGACAGCCTTGTCTGGACGCCGAATTTCACAGCAGCCGCGAACGAAGACCACAAGGGCTATCACGCCCTGCTGCTGGATGTCGCGGCGACCATGCGCGGCGAAAGCGATGTGGCACCCCAGATCCGCGACGGCTGGCTGGCGATGCAGCGGCTGGAACGCATGATTGCGCTGATCGAAGCCTGA
- a CDS encoding sugar phosphate isomerase/epimerase family protein, with the protein MKNPVGIISMQYIRPFTNAALPCLKKTRELGFDFIELLVPEPEDDLDPLEVRRICEGEGLDVVLAARVNLQRSIASEDAANRQGGIDYLKFCVEAADKIGAKIIGGPLYGEPLVFAGRPPYPWTADQITTRAKRTIDGLAEVAPLAASAGQVFGLEPLNRFETDIVNTTAQANEIVDAVNNPGLGVMLDTFHMNMEERSITDAIRAAGDRLVHFQANENHRGFPGTGNMDWTAIMRALHQVGYQGPVSLEPFRREDDRVALPIAHWRAPHEDEDDKLRAGLALIRSALVFAEVNH; encoded by the coding sequence GTGAAAAATCCTGTTGGCATCATTTCGATGCAATATATCCGGCCCTTTACCAATGCCGCGCTGCCCTGTCTGAAGAAAACCCGCGAATTGGGTTTCGACTTCATCGAGCTGCTGGTCCCCGAGCCCGAGGACGATCTGGACCCGCTCGAGGTTCGGCGCATCTGCGAAGGTGAAGGTCTGGACGTGGTTCTGGCCGCGCGGGTGAACCTGCAACGCTCGATCGCCAGCGAGGACGCGGCGAACCGCCAAGGCGGCATCGACTATCTGAAATTCTGCGTCGAGGCAGCCGACAAGATCGGTGCAAAAATCATCGGCGGCCCGCTGTATGGCGAGCCTTTGGTTTTCGCGGGCCGTCCACCTTACCCTTGGACCGCCGATCAGATCACGACGCGGGCGAAACGCACCATCGACGGTCTGGCAGAGGTCGCACCGCTGGCCGCATCCGCTGGCCAGGTGTTCGGGCTGGAGCCGCTGAACCGCTTTGAAACCGATATCGTCAACACCACGGCGCAGGCGAATGAAATCGTCGATGCGGTGAACAATCCGGGTCTTGGCGTAATGCTGGACACCTTCCACATGAATATGGAGGAACGTTCGATCACCGATGCGATCCGTGCTGCGGGCGACCGTCTGGTGCATTTCCAGGCCAACGAAAACCATCGCGGTTTCCCCGGCACCGGCAATATGGACTGGACTGCGATCATGCGCGCCCTGCATCAGGTCGGCTATCAGGGCCCGGTGTCGCTGGAACCCTTCCGCCGCGAAGATGACCGCGTCGCCCTGCCCATCGCGCATTGGCGCGCGCCCCACGAAGACGAAGACGACAAGCTGCGCGCGGGTCTGGCCCTGATCCGTTCGGCGCTTGTCTTTGCAGAGGTTAATCACTGA